A window of the Streptomyces sp. NBC_00454 genome harbors these coding sequences:
- a CDS encoding ABC transporter ATP-binding protein, whose amino-acid sequence MQISDLPYPDPGVPDARSGPRFLWWLGRGQLGGQAKSLSWGMLHFCGVAGLPYAVGLGVDAVVDRDGTRLLWVGGLIALLGVAIALGDSMLHRTAVTNWITAAARVQQLLARKTAELGAALTRRVAAGEVVAVSTGDVEKIGWFVEAVSRFLAAALTLLIGCVALLFYAPAIGVVVAIGMPVLALAVLPLLPRATQRADVQREKAGKATELASDTVAGLRVLRGIGGEELFLSRYREASQEVRKAAVRSARMWALISAIQVLLPGILLITVVWYGSALVLDGRLAVGELVAAFSAVATMLYPLRHFEEIAMAYSFSRPSAKRAARVLSLTRTEAEAEAEASAGTKAQAQAPAPGGDLYDPETGLLAPAGRFTAVVCGDPDLAGRLAERLGGHPMDDCSGPSVLLGGVALDELALDTARTLVLVQDKDPVLLSGTLRELFDVPASGTVEPRAALAAAQCTDVLDALLQSAPDGVDDPMDARITERGRSLSGGQRQRLALARSLVTDPEVLVLDEPTSAVDSHTEARIAAGIAELRAGRTTVVLASSPLLLDHADRVVLIHEGAVAASGTHRELLHGEPRYRAVVTRETEDEQRLAQLKAGRPDTVLTEIEESA is encoded by the coding sequence ATGCAGATCAGCGATCTACCGTATCCGGACCCAGGGGTACCCGACGCTCGCTCCGGCCCCCGGTTCCTCTGGTGGCTGGGGCGCGGCCAACTCGGCGGACAGGCCAAAAGCCTGAGCTGGGGAATGCTCCACTTCTGCGGTGTCGCCGGTCTGCCGTACGCGGTGGGCCTGGGTGTCGACGCCGTCGTCGACCGCGACGGCACCCGGCTGCTGTGGGTCGGTGGCCTGATCGCTCTGCTCGGCGTCGCGATCGCGCTCGGCGACTCCATGCTGCACCGGACCGCCGTCACCAACTGGATCACCGCCGCCGCGCGGGTCCAGCAACTGCTGGCGCGCAAGACCGCCGAGCTGGGCGCCGCCCTGACCCGGCGGGTCGCGGCGGGCGAGGTGGTGGCCGTGTCCACGGGCGACGTGGAGAAGATCGGCTGGTTCGTCGAGGCGGTCTCCCGCTTCCTCGCCGCCGCTCTCACCCTCCTCATCGGCTGCGTGGCGCTGCTCTTCTACGCCCCCGCCATCGGTGTGGTGGTCGCCATCGGCATGCCGGTGCTCGCACTGGCCGTCCTGCCGCTGCTGCCGCGCGCCACCCAGCGCGCCGACGTGCAGCGGGAGAAGGCGGGCAAGGCCACCGAGCTGGCCTCCGACACCGTGGCGGGCCTGCGCGTGCTGCGCGGCATCGGCGGGGAGGAACTCTTCCTCAGCCGCTACCGCGAGGCCTCGCAGGAGGTCCGCAAGGCGGCCGTGCGCAGTGCCAGGATGTGGGCCCTGATCTCCGCGATCCAGGTGCTGCTGCCGGGCATCCTGCTGATCACGGTCGTCTGGTACGGCTCCGCGCTCGTGTTGGACGGCCGGCTCGCGGTCGGCGAACTCGTCGCGGCCTTCAGCGCGGTGGCGACCATGCTGTATCCGCTGCGGCACTTCGAGGAGATCGCGATGGCGTACTCCTTCTCGCGCCCCTCCGCCAAGCGGGCCGCCCGGGTGCTGTCGCTGACCCGGACGGAAGCCGAGGCCGAGGCCGAGGCCTCCGCCGGGACGAAGGCACAGGCACAGGCTCCCGCCCCCGGTGGCGACCTGTACGACCCGGAGACCGGACTGCTGGCCCCGGCGGGCCGGTTCACCGCCGTGGTGTGCGGGGACCCCGACCTGGCGGGCCGGCTGGCCGAACGCCTCGGCGGCCACCCGATGGACGACTGCTCCGGCCCCTCCGTCCTGCTGGGCGGGGTCGCGCTGGACGAGCTCGCGCTGGACACCGCGCGCACACTGGTCCTCGTACAGGACAAGGATCCGGTGCTGCTGTCCGGAACGCTGCGCGAACTGTTCGACGTACCGGCTTCCGGGACGGTCGAGCCGCGCGCGGCGCTGGCGGCGGCCCAGTGCACAGACGTGCTGGACGCGCTGCTGCAGTCCGCCCCGGACGGGGTGGACGACCCGATGGACGCCCGGATCACCGAGCGCGGCCGGTCCCTGTCCGGCGGGCAGCGTCAGCGGCTCGCGCTGGCGCGGTCGCTGGTCACCGATCCGGAGGTACTGGTGCTGGACGAGCCGACCTCGGCGGTCGACTCGCACACCGAGGCGCGGATCGCGGCCGGGATCGCGGAACTGCGCGCCGGGCGCACGACGGTGGTACTGGCGTCCTCGCCGCTGCTGCTGGACCACGCCGACCGGGTCGTACTGATCCACGAGGGCGCGGTGGCCGCGAGCGGCACCCACCGCGAACTGCTGCACGGCGAACCGCGCTACCGCGCGGTCGTCACCCGCGAGACCGAGGACGAACAACGGCTCGCGCAGCTGAAGGCCGGACGGCCGGACACCGTACTCACAGAGATCGAGGAATCCGCATGA
- a CDS encoding ABC transporter ATP-binding protein, whose translation MIGVAPPQYDPAAPETAATLPVGTSETVRGYVRGLFRRHRRAFVALVAVNTVAVIASMVGPYLLGQVVDQLTAGARELHLGRVGLLFALALIVQTLFVRMVRLRGAMLGEEMLADLREDFLVRSVGLPPGVLERAGTGDLLSRITTDIDRLANAMREAVPQLAIGVVWAGLLYGALAVTAPPLALAALVSLPVLVIGCRWYFKRAPRAYRSEAAGYAAVAAVLTETVDAGRTIEAHRLGARRIELSERRIKEWTAWERYTLFLRTVLFPVINVTYVTILGAVLLIGGYCVIQGWMSVGQLTTGALLAQMMVDPIGLILRWYDELQIAQVSLARLVGVREIEPDAGDAAVSPDGRDVRADEVHFGYREGVDVLHQVSMSVPPGTRMALVGPSGAGKSTLGRLLAGIYAPRTGEITLGGARLSRMQAERVREHVALVNQEHHVFVGSLRDNLRLARTGAADTELWEALGSVDADGWARALEAGLDTEVGSGGTALTPAQAQQIALARLVLADPHTLVLDEATSLLDPRAARHLERSLARVLDGRTVIAIAHRLHTAHDADVIAVVEDGRISELGSHDALVAADGPYAALWRSWHG comes from the coding sequence ATGATCGGCGTGGCGCCGCCGCAATACGATCCGGCGGCCCCCGAAACGGCCGCGACCCTGCCCGTGGGCACGTCGGAGACCGTACGGGGCTACGTGCGCGGCCTGTTCCGCCGCCACCGCCGGGCCTTCGTGGCCCTGGTGGCGGTCAACACCGTCGCGGTGATCGCCTCCATGGTGGGCCCGTACCTGCTGGGCCAGGTGGTGGACCAGCTCACCGCAGGGGCGCGCGAACTGCATCTGGGGCGCGTGGGACTGCTGTTCGCGCTGGCTCTGATCGTCCAGACCCTGTTCGTCCGGATGGTCCGGCTGCGCGGTGCGATGCTCGGCGAGGAGATGCTGGCCGATCTGCGCGAGGACTTCCTCGTCCGCTCGGTGGGTCTGCCGCCGGGCGTGCTGGAACGCGCCGGAACCGGCGACCTGCTGTCGCGGATCACCACCGACATCGACCGGCTGGCCAACGCCATGCGCGAGGCCGTGCCTCAGCTCGCCATCGGCGTCGTCTGGGCGGGGCTGCTCTACGGGGCGCTCGCCGTGACCGCGCCGCCGCTGGCGCTGGCCGCGCTGGTGTCGCTGCCCGTGCTGGTGATCGGCTGCCGCTGGTACTTCAAGCGGGCGCCCCGGGCCTACCGCTCGGAGGCGGCCGGGTACGCGGCGGTCGCGGCCGTGCTCACCGAGACGGTGGACGCGGGCCGCACCATCGAGGCGCACCGCCTCGGCGCGCGCCGGATCGAGCTGTCGGAGCGGCGGATCAAGGAGTGGACGGCCTGGGAGCGGTACACGCTGTTCCTGCGGACGGTCCTCTTCCCCGTCATCAACGTCACGTACGTGACGATCCTCGGCGCGGTGCTGCTGATCGGCGGGTACTGCGTGATCCAGGGCTGGATGTCGGTGGGGCAGCTGACCACGGGCGCGCTGCTCGCGCAGATGATGGTCGACCCGATCGGCCTGATCCTGCGCTGGTACGACGAGCTGCAAATCGCCCAGGTCTCGCTGGCCCGGCTGGTGGGCGTACGGGAGATCGAGCCGGACGCGGGAGACGCGGCTGTCTCCCCGGACGGCCGTGACGTCCGCGCGGACGAGGTCCACTTCGGCTACCGCGAGGGCGTCGACGTCCTGCATCAGGTGTCGATGTCGGTGCCGCCGGGCACCCGGATGGCCCTGGTCGGGCCCTCCGGTGCGGGCAAGTCCACGCTGGGCCGGCTGCTCGCGGGCATCTACGCACCCCGGACCGGCGAGATCACCCTCGGCGGGGCCCGGCTGTCGCGGATGCAGGCGGAGCGGGTGCGCGAGCACGTGGCCCTGGTCAACCAGGAACACCACGTCTTCGTGGGCTCGCTGCGCGACAACCTGCGCCTGGCACGCACCGGGGCCGCCGACACCGAGCTGTGGGAGGCCCTCGGCTCGGTGGACGCGGACGGCTGGGCGCGGGCGCTGGAGGCCGGCCTGGACACCGAGGTCGGTTCCGGAGGCACGGCGCTGACCCCGGCGCAGGCGCAGCAGATCGCGCTGGCCCGGCTGGTGCTGGCGGACCCGCACACGCTGGTACTGGACGAGGCGACCTCGCTGCTGGACCCGCGCGCGGCCCGGCACCTGGAGCGCTCGCTGGCCCGGGTGCTGGACGGCCGCACGGTGATCGCGATCGCGCACCGGCTGCACACCGCGCACGACGCGGACGTGATCGCGGTGGTCGAGGACGGCCGGATCAGCGAGCTCGGCTCGCACGACGCCCTGGTCGCGGCCGACGGCCCGTACGCGGCCCTGTGGCGCTCCTGGCACGGGTAA
- a CDS encoding metal-dependent hydrolase, which translates to MMGPAHSLSGAAAWLGVGAAAAAAGHPMPWPVLVVGALICAGAALAPDLDHKSATISRAFGPLSRGLCEVVDKISYGVYKATRAPRDARRTGGHRTLTHTWVWAVLIGAGASALAVTADRWGVLFLLFVHLVLAVEGLLWRAARMSSDVLVWLLGATSAWILAGVLDQPGNGSGWLFTGPGQEYLWLGLPIVLGALVHDIGDALTVSGCPVLWPIPIAGKRWYPIGPPKMMRFRAGSWVELKVLMPVFMLLGGVGGASALGFF; encoded by the coding sequence ATGATGGGTCCGGCGCACTCACTGTCGGGGGCAGCGGCCTGGCTGGGGGTGGGCGCGGCGGCAGCCGCCGCCGGGCACCCGATGCCCTGGCCCGTCCTCGTCGTCGGAGCCCTCATCTGCGCCGGAGCCGCCCTGGCCCCGGACCTCGACCACAAGTCGGCGACGATCTCCCGCGCCTTCGGCCCGCTCTCCCGGGGCCTGTGCGAGGTGGTCGACAAGATCTCCTACGGGGTCTACAAAGCCACCCGGGCCCCCCGCGACGCCCGCCGCACCGGCGGCCACCGCACCCTGACCCACACCTGGGTCTGGGCCGTCCTGATCGGCGCCGGAGCCTCCGCGCTCGCCGTCACCGCCGACCGCTGGGGCGTGCTCTTCCTCCTCTTCGTCCACCTGGTCCTCGCCGTCGAAGGCCTGCTGTGGCGGGCCGCCCGGATGTCCAGCGACGTCCTGGTCTGGCTGCTCGGCGCGACCAGCGCCTGGATACTGGCCGGGGTGCTCGACCAGCCCGGCAACGGCTCCGGCTGGCTCTTCACCGGCCCCGGCCAGGAGTACCTGTGGCTCGGGCTGCCCATCGTGCTGGGCGCCCTGGTCCACGACATCGGCGACGCCCTGACCGTCTCCGGTTGCCCGGTCCTGTGGCCGATCCCCATCGCGGGCAAGCGTTGGTACCCGATCGGCCCGCCGAAGATGATGCGCTTCCGCGCCGGCAGCTGGGTGGAGCTCAAGGTCCTCATGCCGGTCTTCATGCTCCTCGGCGGAGTCGGCGGCGCCTCGGCCCTCGGCTTCTTCTAG
- a CDS encoding DEAD/DEAH box helicase → MTLIDQLPPNADPDALFEAFSSWAEDQGITLYPAQEEALMEVVTGANVILSTPTGSGKSLVAAGAHFTALAQDKVTFYTAPIKALVSEKFFDLCKLFGTENVGMLTGDASVNSDAPVICCTAEVLASIALRDGKYADIGQVVMDEFHFYAEPDRGWAWQIPLLELPQAQFILMSATLGDMKRFEEDLTRRTGRPTSMVRSATRPVPLSYEYVTTPITDTITELLETRQAPVYIVHFTQAQAVERAQSLMSINMCTREEKDKIADLIGNFRFTTKFGQNLSRYVRHGIGVHHAGMLPKYRRLVEKLAQAGLLKVICGTDTLGVGVNVPIRTVLFTALTKYDGTRVRTLRAREFHQIAGRAGRAGFDTAGYVVAQAPEHVIENEKALAKAGDDPKKRRKVVRKKAPEGFVAWSDTTFEKLIAADPEALTSRFKVTNIMLLSVIARPGDAFKAMRHLLEDNHEPRKAQLRHIRRAIAIYRSLLDGGVVEKLDTPDAEGRSIRLTVDLQQDFALNQPLSTFALASFDLLDPESPSYALDMVSVVESTLDDPRQILAAQQNKERGMAVGAMKADGVEYEERMERLQEITYPKPLEELLLHAYGVYSKSHPWVRDHPVSPKSIIRDMYERAMTFTEFTSYYELARTEGIVLRYLASAYKALDHTIPDDLKSEDLQDLIAWLGELVRQVDSSLLDEWEQLANPEVETAEQAQEKADQVKPVTANSRAFRVLVRNAMFRRVELAALDHVNVLGELDGESGWDADAWGDALDGYWDEYEDLGTGPDARGPKLLQIEEDPAHGLWRVRQTFADPNGDHGWGISAEVDLAASDEEGRAVIRVTSVGELGQL, encoded by the coding sequence GTGACCCTCATTGATCAGCTCCCGCCGAACGCCGACCCCGACGCCCTCTTCGAGGCTTTCTCCTCGTGGGCGGAGGACCAGGGCATCACCCTGTACCCGGCTCAGGAGGAGGCGCTGATGGAGGTGGTCACCGGCGCGAACGTGATCCTTTCCACCCCGACCGGCTCCGGCAAGAGCCTGGTCGCGGCGGGCGCCCACTTCACGGCGCTGGCCCAGGACAAGGTCACCTTCTACACCGCTCCGATCAAGGCCCTGGTCTCGGAGAAGTTCTTCGACCTGTGCAAGCTCTTCGGCACCGAGAACGTCGGCATGCTGACCGGCGACGCCTCGGTGAACTCGGACGCCCCGGTGATCTGCTGTACCGCCGAGGTGCTGGCCTCGATCGCCCTGCGCGACGGCAAGTACGCCGACATCGGCCAGGTCGTGATGGACGAATTCCACTTCTACGCGGAGCCGGACCGAGGCTGGGCCTGGCAGATCCCGCTGCTGGAACTGCCGCAGGCGCAGTTCATCCTGATGTCGGCGACGCTCGGCGACATGAAGCGGTTCGAGGAGGACCTGACCCGGCGCACGGGCCGGCCCACCTCGATGGTCCGCTCCGCGACCCGGCCCGTCCCGCTGTCGTACGAGTACGTCACGACGCCGATCACCGACACCATCACCGAGCTGCTGGAGACGCGGCAGGCGCCGGTCTACATCGTGCACTTCACCCAGGCCCAGGCGGTCGAGCGGGCGCAGTCGCTGATGAGCATCAACATGTGCACGCGCGAGGAGAAGGACAAGATCGCCGACCTGATCGGCAACTTCCGCTTCACCACCAAGTTCGGCCAGAACCTCTCCCGTTACGTCCGCCACGGCATCGGCGTGCACCACGCGGGCATGCTGCCCAAGTACCGCCGCCTGGTGGAGAAGCTGGCCCAGGCCGGCCTGCTGAAGGTCATCTGCGGTACCGACACCCTGGGCGTCGGCGTCAACGTCCCGATCCGCACGGTGCTGTTCACCGCGCTGACCAAGTACGACGGCACCCGGGTCCGCACGCTGCGCGCCCGCGAGTTCCACCAGATCGCCGGCCGCGCCGGCCGGGCCGGCTTCGACACGGCGGGCTACGTGGTGGCCCAGGCGCCCGAGCACGTCATCGAGAACGAGAAGGCCCTGGCGAAGGCGGGCGACGATCCGAAGAAGCGCCGCAAGGTGGTCCGCAAGAAGGCCCCCGAGGGCTTCGTCGCCTGGTCGGACACGACCTTCGAGAAGCTGATCGCCGCCGACCCGGAGGCCCTGACCTCGCGCTTCAAGGTCACCAACATCATGCTCCTGTCGGTCATCGCCCGGCCCGGCGACGCCTTCAAGGCGATGCGCCACCTGCTGGAGGACAACCACGAGCCGCGCAAGGCGCAGCTGCGGCACATCCGCCGGGCCATCGCGATCTACCGCTCGCTGCTCGACGGCGGGGTGGTCGAGAAGCTCGACACCCCCGACGCCGAGGGCCGCTCGATCCGGCTGACCGTCGACCTCCAGCAGGACTTCGCGCTCAACCAGCCGCTGTCCACCTTCGCACTGGCCTCCTTCGATCTGCTGGACCCGGAGTCCCCCTCCTACGCACTGGACATGGTCTCGGTCGTCGAGTCCACGCTGGACGACCCGCGCCAGATCCTCGCCGCCCAGCAGAACAAGGAACGCGGCATGGCCGTGGGCGCGATGAAGGCCGACGGGGTCGAGTACGAGGAGCGCATGGAGCGGCTCCAGGAGATCACCTATCCCAAGCCCCTCGAAGAGCTGCTCCTGCACGCCTACGGCGTGTACAGCAAGAGCCACCCGTGGGTCCGCGACCACCCGGTCTCCCCGAAGTCGATCATCCGCGACATGTACGAACGCGCGATGACCTTCACCGAATTCACCTCGTACTACGAACTCGCCCGCACCGAGGGCATCGTGCTGCGCTATCTGGCGAGCGCGTACAAGGCGCTGGACCACACCATCCCCGACGACCTCAAGTCCGAGGACCTCCAGGACCTGATCGCCTGGCTCGGCGAGCTGGTCCGCCAGGTCGACTCCAGCCTGCTCGACGAGTGGGAGCAGCTGGCGAACCCGGAGGTGGAGACGGCGGAGCAGGCCCAGGAGAAGGCCGACCAGGTCAAGCCGGTCACGGCGAACTCCCGCGCCTTCCGCGTCCTGGTCCGCAACGCCATGTTCCGCCGGGTGGAGCTGGCCGCCCTGGACCACGTCAATGTGCTGGGCGAGCTGGACGGCGAGTCCGGCTGGGACGCCGACGCCTGGGGCGACGCCCTGGACGGCTACTGGGACGAGTACGAGGACCTCGGTACCGGCCCCGACGCGCGCGGCCCCAAGCTGCTCCAGATCGAGGAGGACCCGGCGCACGGCCTGTGGCGCGTCCGCCAGACCTTCGCGGACCCCAACGGGGACCATGGCTGGGGCATCAGCGCCGAGGTCGACCTCGCGGCGTCCGACGAGGAGGGCCGGGCCGTCATCCGCGTCACCTCGGTCGGCGAGCTCGGCCAGCTCTGA
- a CDS encoding acyl-CoA thioesterase II, with protein sequence MTNPAERLVDLLDLEQIEVNIFRGASPQESLQRVFGGQVAGQALVAAGRTTEGDRPVHSLHSYFLRPGIPGVPIVYQVERVRDGRSFTTRRVTAVQQGKTIFNLTASFHQPEEGSIEHQLRPRHFPHPDTLPKVVDEIREHLGALPEALERMARRQPFDIRYVDRLRWTPEELKGADPRSAVWMRAVGPLGDDPLVHTCALTYASDMTLLDAVRIPVEPLWGMRGFDMASLDHAMWFHRPFRADEWFLYDQESPIAHGGRGLARGRIYDLEGRLLVSVVQEGLFRPYGAKASKPPVSPQ encoded by the coding sequence ATGACGAACCCCGCCGAGAGGCTGGTCGATCTGCTCGACCTGGAGCAGATCGAGGTCAACATCTTCCGGGGCGCGAGCCCCCAGGAGTCCCTCCAGCGCGTGTTCGGCGGCCAGGTCGCCGGGCAGGCTCTGGTGGCGGCCGGCCGCACCACCGAGGGCGACCGGCCGGTCCACTCCCTCCACTCGTACTTCCTGCGCCCCGGCATCCCCGGGGTGCCGATCGTGTACCAGGTGGAGCGGGTGCGCGACGGGCGCTCCTTCACCACCCGCCGGGTCACCGCGGTCCAGCAGGGCAAGACCATCTTCAATCTGACCGCTTCCTTCCATCAGCCGGAGGAGGGCAGCATCGAGCACCAGCTGCGCCCTCGCCATTTCCCGCACCCGGACACGCTCCCGAAGGTCGTGGACGAGATCCGCGAACACCTGGGCGCGCTGCCGGAGGCACTGGAGCGGATGGCCCGCCGCCAGCCCTTCGACATCCGGTACGTGGACCGGCTCCGCTGGACCCCCGAGGAGCTCAAGGGCGCCGATCCGCGCAGCGCGGTGTGGATGCGCGCCGTCGGCCCGCTGGGCGACGACCCGCTCGTGCACACCTGCGCCCTCACCTACGCCAGTGACATGACCCTCCTCGATGCCGTGCGCATCCCCGTGGAACCGCTGTGGGGCATGCGCGGTTTCGACATGGCCTCCCTCGACCACGCCATGTGGTTCCACCGGCCGTTCCGGGCGGACGAGTGGTTCCTGTACGACCAGGAGTCACCCATCGCGCACGGCGGCCGGGGCCTGGCCCGCGGCCGGATCTATGACCTCGAAGGCCGGCTCCTGGTCTCGGTGGTCCAGGAAGGCCTCTTCCGCCCGTACGGCGCCAAGGCGTCCAAGCCGCCCGTGTCGCCCCAGTAG
- a CDS encoding YchJ family protein has protein sequence MPTPALPCPCGLPAAYPECCGRFHSGERQAPTAELLMRSRFSAFAVGDTAYLLRSWHPSTRPGSLELDPGQRWERLEILATERGGMFETEGSVEFRAHYREGRHTGSLHEHSSFSREAGAWVYVGPLSPVDFD, from the coding sequence ATGCCCACCCCGGCCCTGCCCTGCCCCTGCGGGCTGCCCGCCGCCTACCCGGAGTGCTGCGGCCGCTTCCACTCCGGCGAGCGGCAGGCGCCCACCGCCGAACTGCTGATGCGTTCCCGCTTCAGTGCCTTCGCCGTCGGCGACACCGCCTACCTGCTGCGCTCCTGGCACCCCTCGACCCGGCCGGGCAGCCTCGAGCTGGACCCCGGGCAGCGCTGGGAGCGACTGGAGATCCTGGCCACCGAGCGCGGCGGGATGTTCGAGACGGAGGGCTCGGTGGAGTTCCGGGCGCACTACCGCGAGGGCCGGCACACCGGCTCACTGCACGAGCACAGCAGCTTCTCGCGCGAGGCCGGAGCCTGGGTCTACGTCGGCCCCCTCTCCCCCGTCGACTTCGACTGA
- a CDS encoding DUF6397 family protein → MTKTIVRGEAVEGLVGGGRAAEELGLSRSEFARAVQLGIVRAGPPGPGGAARFTRTELGRVRSVEGPPDTLRGLVETVAGAEAAAAALGVGPSRFTRLARCGHVTPVGYRINRYRVVVWLYLTAELRDFAAARPGMLRGSAPPADRELMAAKADLRPRKWRERHVGLLLRRTADPWERAAVLASVLPESDVCGTVPDPAERILLAGLAPPAPYGHPQLPAAAAVAARLLVAEDPDEILWYRTSLDFALTGARGQSKSTGERGPT, encoded by the coding sequence ATGACGAAGACGATCGTGCGCGGGGAAGCGGTGGAGGGGCTCGTGGGCGGCGGGCGGGCCGCGGAGGAACTGGGGCTGAGCCGGAGCGAGTTCGCCCGCGCCGTACAGCTGGGCATCGTGCGTGCCGGTCCGCCGGGACCCGGCGGTGCCGCCCGCTTCACCCGGACCGAGCTAGGCCGGGTCCGGTCGGTCGAGGGACCGCCGGACACGCTGCGCGGGCTCGTGGAGACGGTGGCGGGAGCGGAAGCGGCGGCCGCCGCCCTGGGAGTCGGCCCGAGCAGGTTCACCCGGCTCGCGCGCTGCGGGCACGTCACCCCGGTGGGGTACCGGATCAACCGGTACCGGGTGGTGGTCTGGCTCTATCTGACCGCGGAGCTACGGGACTTCGCGGCCGCCAGGCCCGGGATGCTGCGCGGGAGCGCCCCGCCGGCGGACCGGGAGCTGATGGCGGCCAAGGCCGACCTGCGGCCCCGGAAGTGGCGGGAGCGGCACGTCGGGCTGCTGCTGAGACGGACCGCCGACCCCTGGGAGCGGGCGGCCGTACTGGCCTCCGTGCTCCCGGAATCCGATGTGTGCGGGACCGTACCCGACCCCGCCGAGCGGATCCTGCTCGCGGGGCTCGCCCCACCCGCGCCCTATGGGCATCCGCAGCTCCCGGCGGCCGCCGCCGTGGCGGCCCGGCTGCTGGTGGCGGAGGATCCGGACGAGATCCTCTGGTACCGCACCAGCCTGGACTTCGCGCTGACCGGAGCCCGGGGTCAGTCGAAGTCGACGGGGGAGAGGGGGCCGACGTAG
- a CDS encoding roadblock/LC7 domain-containing protein: protein MALDKQLDWLLDDLTRRVQQVRHAVVLSNDGLVTGASAGLAREDAEHLAAVAAGLQSLAKGSGRHFRAGEVRQTMVEYDEGVLFVMAAGAGSCLCVLSAAEADIGHVAYEMTLLVNRVGEHLGVAERRITGG from the coding sequence ATGGCTCTGGACAAGCAACTGGACTGGTTGCTCGATGATTTGACCCGCCGGGTCCAGCAGGTCCGGCATGCGGTGGTGCTCTCCAACGACGGCCTGGTGACGGGTGCGAGTGCGGGCCTCGCGCGGGAGGACGCGGAGCACCTGGCGGCCGTCGCGGCGGGGCTGCAGAGCCTGGCGAAGGGCTCGGGGCGGCATTTCCGGGCGGGCGAGGTGCGCCAGACGATGGTCGAGTACGACGAGGGGGTCCTCTTCGTGATGGCGGCGGGGGCGGGCAGCTGCCTGTGCGTCCTGAGCGCCGCCGAGGCCGACATCGGTCACGTCGCATACGAGATGACGCTGCTGGTGAACCGGGTGGGGGAGCACCTGGGGGTCGCGGAGCGGCGGATCACGGGGGGCTGA
- a CDS encoding PPOX class F420-dependent oxidoreductase: MVKKMTQEEWRAFVSHSTRTGKLSTVRADGSPHIAPIWFVLDGDSFVFNTGKDTVKGRNLARDGRVALCVDDDRPPYSYVVLQGRAEISEDLDEMLPWASRIGARYMGEEQGEAFGRRNAVPGELLVRVGIEKVITVNGITD, encoded by the coding sequence ATGGTGAAGAAGATGACTCAAGAGGAATGGCGGGCGTTCGTCTCCCACTCCACTCGCACCGGAAAACTGTCCACCGTCCGCGCGGACGGAAGCCCCCACATCGCTCCCATCTGGTTCGTTCTCGACGGTGATTCCTTCGTGTTCAACACCGGAAAGGACACCGTCAAGGGGCGCAATCTGGCCCGCGACGGCCGGGTCGCGCTCTGTGTGGACGACGACCGGCCCCCGTACTCCTACGTCGTGCTCCAGGGCCGCGCCGAGATCAGCGAGGACCTGGACGAGATGCTCCCGTGGGCCTCCCGGATCGGCGCCCGGTACATGGGAGAGGAGCAGGGCGAGGCCTTCGGCCGCCGCAACGCCGTTCCCGGTGAGCTCCTCGTCCGCGTCGGAATCGAGAAGGTGATCACCGTGAACGGGATCACCGACTGA
- a CDS encoding ATP/GTP-binding protein, whose translation MGLHDNAGAGAGVGGGAGAEDGELAALALKILVAGGFGVGKTTLVGSVSEIRPLRTEELLSEAGELVDDTGGVDQKTTTTVAMDFGRITIRSGLSLYLFGTPGQDRFWFLWDELSQGALGAVVLADTRRLEDCFPAVDYFEHRRIPFVVAVNCFTNARRYASNEVARALDLDQGTPVVLCDARDKDSGKEVLIRLVEYAGRVHTARLLESVEPQADSV comes from the coding sequence ATGGGACTGCACGACAACGCGGGCGCCGGAGCGGGAGTCGGGGGCGGAGCGGGTGCCGAAGACGGCGAGCTGGCCGCGCTCGCGCTGAAGATACTCGTGGCGGGCGGCTTCGGGGTGGGCAAGACCACCCTGGTCGGTTCGGTCAGCGAGATCCGGCCGCTGCGGACGGAGGAACTGCTCAGCGAGGCGGGGGAACTGGTCGACGACACGGGCGGGGTCGACCAGAAGACGACGACGACCGTGGCCATGGACTTCGGCCGGATCACCATCCGGTCGGGGCTCTCGCTGTACCTGTTCGGGACGCCGGGGCAGGACCGGTTCTGGTTCCTGTGGGACGAGCTGTCGCAGGGCGCGCTGGGAGCGGTGGTGCTGGCGGACACGCGCAGGCTCGAGGACTGCTTCCCTGCGGTGGACTACTTCGAGCACCGGCGGATCCCGTTCGTGGTCGCCGTCAACTGCTTCACGAACGCGCGGCGGTACGCCTCGAACGAGGTGGCGCGGGCGCTGGACCTGGATCAGGGGACGCCGGTGGTGCTGTGCGACGCGCGGGACAAGGACTCGGGGAAGGAAGTGCTGATCCGGCTGGTGGAGTACGCGGGGCGGGTGCACACGGCCCGGCTGCTGGAGTCGGTGGAGCCGCAGGCCGATTCGGTGTGA